The Halobacillus amylolyticus nucleotide sequence ATTGGAGATCCCAAGTTAAATTCTTCCGGCGATTTTGACCGACTTGATCCCCAAAATTTCTCCCCCATATCATTTATAGTGGGGGCTTTTCTATAAAAATCTATATCGCATATTTTTGTTATACCATTAGAAAAGTCATATAAAATACTTCCGTCATAAAAGTCTACAGCTACATACCCTTTTGATTCCACAAAACTATGAAACGATAAAATGACATCTAGTGACTCTAATCGTTTTTCAATGGGCAAATTTTTATACCTATAGTATGGTGATTCAGGGTGAGTGTATTTTGCGGGAGGTGGAAAAGACCAATGTGAATGTAAGCACTCTCCTTCGAACCATTTGAATACAGCTGCATAACCATGACCTGTTTGAAAGTAATCAACTAAAGTTATTAGGTTAGAATGTCTTAAATGATTGTATAGTGGTATTGCCTTTTGTAATCTGGCTACAGCATCTTGTGGGGCACCCGAAAAATCAATTGGTCTTGAACCAGCATACTTAACAAATCTCTTTTGGCCATTATTTTCAATCCCA carries:
- a CDS encoding serine/threonine protein kinase, with the protein product MKFISSKSESSPVTVSLDDVTFQLQESHDFEWLRSLGHVFCVFDEQDSGNICFGIENNGQKRFVKYAGSRPIDFSGAPQDAVARLQKAIPLYNHLRHSNLITLVDYFQTGHGYAAVFKWFEGECLHSHWSFPPPAKYTHPESPYYRYKNLPIEKRLESLDVILSFHSFVESKGYVAVDFYDGSILYDFSNGITKICDIDFYRKAPTINDMGEKFWGSSRSKSPEEFNLGSPIDARTNVFTMGAIAFGILGGEMDHSFSKWEAGKQLYDVALHAVSKKRELRFESVNAFKKAWNQAKVD